The Canis lupus baileyi chromosome 11, mCanLup2.hap1, whole genome shotgun sequence genome includes a window with the following:
- the LOC140642294 gene encoding large ribosomal subunit protein eL39, whose product MSSHKTFRIKRFLAKKQKQNRPIPQWIRMKTGNKIRYNSKRRHWRRTKLGL is encoded by the coding sequence ATGTCTTCTCACAAGACTTTCAGAATCAAGCGATTcctggccaagaaacaaaagcagaatcgtCCTATTCCCCAGTGGATTCGgatgaaaactggtaataaaatcagGTACAATTCCAAGAGGAGACACTGGAGAAGAACCAAACTGGGTCTGTGA